GTTCGGGCGCAAATAATTGCACAACGCACAAGCAGCTTTGACAACTTTGTCAACAACACTTGGTTGAACCTGTAAAGTTCTTTGGAAAACCCGGAAGCGTTGACTGAGGATGCCAAATACATTTTCAGAGATGCGCCGTGCCCGAGACAAACGATAATTGAAAATTCTCTTGTCTGTGGGGAGGCGGCGTCCAGGGTATGGCCGGAGGAGATATGGTTTCAGCGGAAAAGCTTCATCCGCCACAATGACATGGTTAACTTTTCCCAGCTCAGGAGCACCTGGAAGTTCACTTGGTGGGGGAACATTCAGAGTTCCATTTCTGAGTGCCTTTCCCAGTACAGAATTGGCAAAGATTCCTCCATCACTGTTGCTGCCATAGCTCCCCACATCAACCACCAGGAAGCGGTAATCTGCATCAACTAAGGCCAGCAATACAACGGAGAATGTACCTTTATAATTAAAGTATAGAGAACCAGAGTTTGCAGGGGCCTGGATGAATATGTGTTTCCCATCCATGGCTCCCAAGCAGTTAGGGAAATTCCATCTTTCATGGAATCTCCTGGCTGTACTCCTCCACATCTCTTCAGTAGGCACTGGCAAATGTTCATCTCTGAGGCAGTGCCACAATGCATCACAGGTTTCACTCACTATCGAAGCCACAGTTGACACACCAAGTCGAAAGCTGAACGCAATAGAGCGGTACGAGTCCCCAGTGCTtagaaaactgaaatagaaatactAATTTTTAACAACGCTCCACATATGTTTTTACAACATTCTTTGAAGTGAAGAATTATGTAAACGAACTCACCGTAAACACACGGCCAAACGCTGTTCTGGGTCGATTGGTTTACGGTAGTGTGTCTGTTCTTTCGTCAGCAAGGGAGCCAGTTGTTGAAGTAAATTTTCGAACTCACTGACGGACATTCTAAAATACCCCCGAAAACGCTCATGATACATTTTCAGCTCTTGTACCAGTCGATAAAACTCCCCATGTTCTTCTCTTCTCGTAACTATGGGATGTACCCAAAATCGGCGTCTTTTCCGGCGTCTTTCCTCATTCAACAGAACAATAATTTCTTCATCGCTGGAACTGGAGCTAGAGTTACTGGTGCTTGaaatattcatgttttctttGTATGATTCTGACAAGCGCGTAAATACTTGCACTCTTCTTCTGAGTGAAAAGCGAGTTTAAGAAGCGTAAAGTTGCGCAGCGCCACCTTGTGTACAGGGgtatttctgttttacattaaGCGCCATCTAATGTCAGGGAATGAATTTGCATGTTCACTCGGCTCATCGTCAGCGAAAATCGCTTGGGTGTGAACACAAAAAACGTGTTGGAAAACGCTGGCGAATAACGCGCGCCGATATTCGTCCCGGTGTGTACGGCCcttaacgcgttactttgtaacgtgttacccacaacactgtatatatatatatatatatatatatatatatatatatatatatatatatatacacagtggggctcgaaagtttgggcacccttttgCAGAATccgtgaaaatgcgagtaattttcaaaaaataagagagatcatactaaatgcatgttatatttgatttagtactgtcctgagtaagatattgtacataaaagatattaacatttagtccacaagacaaaacaaatgctgaaattattaaaataacccccttgaaagtttgggaacccttggttcttagtactgtgtgtggtcacctgatgatccacgactgtctttctgttttgtgatggttgtgcatgagtcccttgtttgttctgaacagttaaactgagcagcgctcttcagaaaaatctttaaggtcctgcagattcttcagttttctagcatctttgcatatttgaaccctttccagcagtgactttatgattttgagatacatcttatcacactgaggacatttgagggactcaaacacaactatttaaaaagattcaaacgttACTGATGCtctagaaggaaacaagatgcattaagagcttcTGAACACAAGATgcattaaaaacttttgaacacgatgaagatggccaaatttctcttattttgttgaaatattttttttttccatttagttctgccctttgtaagcaacagaagatacttgtatgtttcccggtacacaaattaagtacaatttaccttgatctttaaatttcaaaagttttcaccccccagttcttaatgcatcttgtttccttctggagcatcagtgaatgtttgaatctttttaaatagttttgtttgagtccctcaaatgtcctcagtctgaaaagatgcatctcaaaatcatgaagtcactgctggaaagggttcaaatatgcaaagatgctggtaaactgaagaatctgcaggaccttaaagatttttctgaagaactctgctcagtttaactgttcagaacaaacaagggactcatgcacaaccatcacaaaacagaaagacagtcgaggatcatcgggtaacagaacacagtactaagaaccaagggttcccaaacttttgagggggttattttaataatttcagcatttttttgtcttgtagactaaatgttaaaatcttttatgtacaatatcttactgaggacagtattaaataaaatataacatgcatttagtatgatctctcttattttttgaaaattactcgcattttcacagattctgcaaagggtgcccaaactttcgataaatgtaacaaagtttaatgttgtatgtaaactgtgtttgagagagagagaggtgttcagagaggagtctgttggatgtttagctgttatttgttttatgcactcaatgttgaaaatgtaaaacatttcaaacactgttggcagaagtgaaaaataaataattgtatgaaGTTACAATTtagtttgattccatgatgtattttactgaacatgagtatttacaatgcgaatccaaattactttaatttactgacagttacttatatcttgtcttttaactttattaagatcagattctgcaggtaaaattacaataataaggtGATTTgtcttggacttgacttgacttgacttgacttgacatagcttgtgacttgacttgcccaagaaaaaaatacttgggacttacttgagacttgaaggttaagacttgagacttacttgagacttgcacatgtgtgacttggtcccatctctgtgAAATGGCAATAGTGGGACTGTTAATCATTACGCTCTAACAAATTCATTTTTTGTAACACATAACACCGTATTAAAGTGTCTGTCTCGCCGCTGCAGATGTGCAGTCTTTCTGCTTCCAGAGCTGCTATAACGAGGAACATTTACCAGTCATTTGATTGACGTTATCTATTGCAAAACTCTGAAATTGCAGCACATTTAAAAATTTCTATTCGCCACTGTCTTGCGTTGCTTGATCTCAGCACTGAATATCATGTCTGTCATGTCGTCATATCTGCGTCAAGACACAAACGCGCTATCATCACGTTTTTCTTAAGAAAATTACGTTTATGCAAGTATTGTGAAAGTGAGTTAAAGGTACGTTAAACTGTAAATCCGTCAGTCTTTCAGTTTCCTTCATTGCCCACTGCCATAGCGTGCATGTACTTAATCAATTCATATGGCATGCTATTTTGGGTTAAATAATGTCCTTAATGTTTCCGGATATACAAAGTTAagttttaattaagaaatatgtTTGAATCTATTTATAGTTTCTTTTcacattatgaataataaattattagtaaGATGAATTAACActttgtgacgagtggggcggggctgaggagtgaggccaggtgtagtgattggagatgcgctgcacctgcgccccaccgccggtctcgagtcccacgtaggagatggaaggatataaaactggagtgacgaccatgaaggacaagagaggaccaggcctgggccttattttatgttttgctttttttttgcgCACATCAGTCGttcgtgaggggctgatgcgctgttttgtttattttgtgatttattaaagtttcattttgattgtgcgccggttcccgcctccttcttcccgcctccttcttcccgatgaatatcgagattttatcattacagtggtggcgaaacccgggagaaggagggacgcgctgctgaagatccctcgccgctgtggtgaatccgcggtgccctcgagctggcgatgaagtgtgccgccatggacgctcaaggcggtgggctggagcgagttgccggggacgggcgagctcgctgccggccgcccacgatatggatgggcggctgccgtccgtgaggaaGCGGAGGAGTCTGCggcgttcgccagggggccggagcctgctgccatccgccggaacggggaggagcagggaatgggggactcctgccggctgcccaaaaccggaggagccgtcgccgtccaccgggcggcggaggagtgtcatgCCGTCCGctgagggccgtccagtgccaccgccaggcactgtggaggagatcacccagctggtggagggccgagcagcagtgcgtctgggaaccggattttttttaatttattttttctctctcccctctctcgtctccgtcgctcctccttccatctccttttctctcgcctcgtctgtccaacccccaggttcccgcaggtccccgtgagcggtgccccccggagggagggggggggggagtagagcgcagtctcgtaTGTGATTGGGAAATCAcagagtgattgggaaatccgcgacacctgcgccccaccgccagtctTGAGTCCCAAAGAGGAGATGGaaagatataaaactggagcgacgatagtgaaggacgagagaggaccaggcctggccaatattttatgttttgctttttatttatgcgcaccagtcgtctgtgaggggctggtgcgctgttttgtgtttattttgaattattaaaatgttatttgattgtctgccggttcccgcctccttcttcccaatgaatatggagttaatattattacacacttgttaaaattaaattaacacttGTTAAACAACACCAGGGGTGTTAAATTCAACACCATGAACAGTGTACTTTTAACTCTAGACAGATTGGGACCATATAAGATCTTAAGTAGTGTTAGAATCTACACTTTAAGTGTTGAATTGGCACTCCATTTTTACTGtgtatcagataggtccttcaaagtatctttgagaagtgaggtgtccaagtcacaacatcttactactggggtgcctcagggctcagttcttggaccacttctcttctctgtctacatggcatcattaggttctgacattcagaaacatggtttttcatatcactgctatgctgatgacactcaactctacctctcattctaTCCTGATGATCCTATGAcagctgctcacatctcagcttgtctaacataAATTTCTTACTTGAtaaatgaccatcaccttcaactcaaccttgccaagacagaactgcttgtgtttccagcaaacccattgtttcatcacaatttcaccacccagttaggcacatcaaccataattccttcaaaaaaagtcagaaaccttggagttatgtttgatgatcagctgactttctcagatcacattgctaaaactgtccggtcctgcagatttgctttattcaacatcaagaagatcaagccctttctttcagaacatgctgcacatctccttgttcaagctcttgttctatccaggctggactattgcaatgctcttttggcaggtcttccagctaGTTCTCTCAAACCTTTAtaattaatccagaatgcggcagcaagattaatgaGCCTAAAAGaatgcacgtcacacctctgtttatcaatttgcactggttaacaatagctgcttgcataaaattcaaggcatt
This region of Carassius auratus strain Wakin chromosome 17, ASM336829v1, whole genome shotgun sequence genomic DNA includes:
- the LOC113117006 gene encoding protein ALP1-like, which encodes MNISSTSNSSSSSSDEEIIVLLNEERRRKRRRFWVHPIVTRREEHGEFYRLVQELKMYHERFRGYFRMSVSEFENLLQQLAPLLTKEQTHYRKPIDPEQRLAVCLRFLSTGDSYRSIAFSFRLGVSTVASIVSETCDALWHCLRDEHLPVPTEEMWRSTARRFHERWNFPNCLGAMDGKHIFIQAPANSGSLYFNYKGTFSVVLLALVDADYRFLVVDVGSYGSNSDGGIFANSVLGKALRNGTLNVPPPSELPGAPELGKVNHVIVADEAFPLKPYLLRPYPGRRLPTDKRIFNYRLSRARRISENVFGILSQRFRVFQRTLQVQPSVVDKVVKAACALCNYLRPNGNDQNRATEDDHDCEQPLQGFEHCRGQRASVEAQNVRELYKEYFNSPAGEVAWQYDHVNHALGNR